The sequence below is a genomic window from Myotis daubentonii chromosome 14, mMyoDau2.1, whole genome shotgun sequence.
tttttgtttattctgggatttatttaccttctataattggaactttgtaacctggagtggagctcagagctggccagggcttggcttcctccatcaccaggggcaacccaaggctccagctccgtggccacggctggctgaaagcaggtatctggagtttatttaccttctataattgaaactttgttgcctgagtggagctcagagctggccagggtgggtgggagggaaagcctcctgctcgctccagctctgtggccacggccagctgaaagcaggtatctggggtttgtttagcttctataattgaaactttgttgatttcagagctcagagccgggctgcggcaggcggggaaccttggcttcctccatcactggagcaagcacgcgcctcctgctcgctccagctctgtggctgctggccgccatctttgttggtggttaatttgcatatctcgctgattagccaatgggaggcatagcaaaggtatggtcaattaccatgtttgtctattattaggtaagagatatatatatatgtatatatatatgtatatatacatgtgtgtatatatatatatatatatatatatatatatatatatatatacatatatacatatatgtatatatatatatatggctaatatgcaaagttgcaaagtgtcccctcgggagtttaaccgggagttcgatcgctaactatgacatgcgctgaccaccaggagggtggtacagaatgaaggaaggccctggttggcagccagcagtcggggaaggaaggccctggctggcagccggaaggccccgataggccctaatcaccagccaggcctagggaccctacccgtgcacatatttcgtgcaacaggcctctagtcctatataataaaagcctaacatgctaagtgtccgactgtttgaccagttgttatgatgcacactgaccaccagggagcagacgctctgactggtaggttagcttattGCTGGgatccggccaattgggactgggcgagatgggctgggcatgccctggagccctcccatggtccctccccagctccgatcgtgcaccagtggggtcccttggcctggcctgcaccctctcgcaatagggaccactcaggggatgtcggagagccggtttcagcccgatccctgcaggccaggccaagggaccccaccggtacacgaatccgtgcactgggcctctagtctatatgtatTAAAGCTTAAGCGACCGGTCAACcatctggtagctatgacatgcactgaccaccaggggggcagacgttcaatgcagaaacagaaaccacaggcatggaaacatggaacagactgatgaatctcggAAGGGAGgtaggggggtgggaagagattaactaaagatcttatatgcatactagaggcctggtgaacagattcatgcaccggtggggtcccttggcctagcctgcggggattggctctctgacatctcctgagggttcctggattgcgagagggtgcaggccaggccgagggaccccactggtgcatgaatctgtgtaccaggcctttagtctatatatataaaagcctaagtgcggtccctcagcctggcctgcgggtttcagcctgatccacgcaggccaggccaagggaccccaccagtgcacgaatctgtgcaccgggcctctagtctatatatataaaagtctaagcacaggtccctcggcctggcctgcggggatcaggctgaaaccggctctccgacatcctccaaggggtcccggattgcgagagggtgcaggccaggctgagggaccccaccagtgcacgaatttgtgcaccgggcctctagtaaataaattttagaaaaaggaatggaaaaagtACAGAACCAGTCCCCATGAACTACTAGCCCCCAAACTTTTAGGGCAGTGCATTGTCTTAAAGACAAGAGACAGTAGATGCCTAAAGTATATAGGGAATAAATAAAAGCTAGAAGGGCTTTCTGGGTAATTCAGACTTGGTAATGACAGCTTTCTAACATCCTGGTACACCCCAGACCATATCTCATTTAATAATCTCAACAACATGTACAATAGATATCATCATCTTGTTTTtatagaggaaactgaggcttaaatgAGTTACATAAGGTCTTCCTCCAACCTTAATTTATTAATGAAGTAATTtacctcctctccctttcttccctacTCTAACCTTCCTCCCCATTTTTCCTCCATTACCTTTTTAGTGGCTAAACTGGGAGGAGCTCATCTGTCAATTTCTTTTATGAAAGGTCTTATCCTTCCTAAGAGCATCTCCTAATTGGGCTTTTTTCTCTTAGAAACAAAGAGCTAATTTGATCCAATATTTTCAGTTTCTATTTCAAATTTGTTGGCCAAACCTAGTCTACATATCTTCTGGAGATTCTCTGATCAATTTGCTAGATGACGAACAGGGCTAAAACCTGGAATAAAGGGGCTAACATAGCTATATCTGTCTTATGTCCAGTgataattactttattttaagtaaaattatatttaaacaacAATTTGTTTAGTTAGAACTTCAATGGCCTGTACTTAATTGGGTTAGCCTAGTTACTGACTGTTCTACTGCAAGTGATGACTGCTAATGGTGACTGCTTCCTTCTGTATTTTTGCTCTTATGACTCAgtgcaatttaaaatattctgggcttaatataatttcagaagCCAATTTCTAAAGCACAATAATCCCCTTAAAATAGAAGCTTTCATCAACATCCCTGCCCTACATGATATTGCTTTAAACAGGCAGTAGATGGGTAGGATTCTGGGCCAGATCCCCTAGGGAAAAAACTACAAAAGGAACCTGTAAAACTGTCTATAAGTTGTTTTCCTAGTTCTCTCCTGTTTACAACGCATTTTGCCACAGCTGAATTTTTTCCTACAGTAACTCATTAATATATTATACTCACTATGAAAATAGGACTGGTTCTCCAGTTTTTAAACAGCAAATTAAATATAAGTTAAACCATTTTACTGTGTGACCTGGCAAAAGTCACTTTATCTTTCTAGGTCTCACTGTACTCATTTGTAGAACAAGATTAAACTAGATATCTAAGGGCTCCTTTTATCTCTGAAGTACTAAGTGAATACTCTATTGCTACTAACATATCTACAATAATACTTAAATGGGATGAAAAGACTACTAGCAAGACAAGAAGAATATGAAGTCAGTACAGATCCCATCACTAAAAACCTGTCTAAACCTTGTCTCATACCTTTCCAAAAATAATCTCAGTCATATCTGAGTGCCCAATGCAAAGCTCAAATTCTAAACTACTAGTCAAAAGTTGGGGTGGAGTTTAGATCCAAGCTCTGCTACAATGGCTTCCAGGACTAAGTGCATGTGGGTGGCTAAAGTACTATTCAGTCATGGCACAATTACatagttagagagagagagagagagagagagagagagagagagagagagagagagagagagaaactgactgTACTCTACAGGATCCTTAATGCTTCTGATTTTTCCAGAGTAAGTAGATGACCTTGAGCAAGAATCCTGACTTGGCACTGTCACTGAGGTAGAGAGCAAAGGGAAGCACATTAAGTAACATTATTGAGAAGGAACTCTGAAAAGTGGAAATAAAGATGGGGATGAGGGtttctttataatatatatattacataaagtTTATATATTCCTCTAGTACATATCTACACTGTTGTATTAGCTTGAGAAAACTTTCCAGAGCTTATGCATTTACagaattttccaaaatatgttaaaaatagtgACTAGACTTTTAGTGAAACCTGGAAAAGGTCTAATACCCATTGCCAATGAAGTCCAGGTTTCTTAGAGCTAGACTATAAAAGTAGTCTTTCAATCATAGAGGTTTTAGGTTTAAgcttggaaaacaaaacaactggcCTGATATGAAAAAAACACTGGCTTTGGAATCAGATAaaactgggtttgattcctggctttACTACTTACCAAGTGACCTACCTTTGGCAAATTTTAAAACCCCACTGGGgccaatttccttatctgtaaaataaggataatacaATCCACTTGCagggctattgtgaggattagcaaatatatgtaaagcacctaGCATTATTCGAATCACAGGAGTTTAGCAAATGCTGTTAGTGCTGGTATTCTCCTCCCCTATCACTTAGAATAACAAGCAGCAATTCTGTGTATGACCGTCCTCCTGTCAACTgtgataatctataataataaaagtggagTATGCTAATTAGGCGGACATGCTTCGGGATgtagccggggctgcaagggaagcccaggtcccaggtgcctgccggtggccagagggaagccggtgccggcagccgggggaaggaaggcctactctcacataaatttcatgcattgggcctctagtcctatataataaaaggataatatgcaaattgactgaacggcggaacgactggttgctatgacttgcactgaccaccagagggcagatgctctacgcaggagctgccctctggtggttagtgtgctcccgcagggggagcgccactcagccagaagtcgggctcacagctggcgagcggcctaaactgtcagtcggacatcccccaagtgctcccagactgcaagagtgcgcaggctgggctgaaggacccctgagtccatgaattttgtgcactgggcctctagttagtaaaatAAACGAAAGCACTGAAAATAACCAGAAATGCATCTAGAGCAGTCATGTACACATTAATGGTTCTTGGTTAGAAAAGTATTCCTTGAGTTCATCCCTAGGCTACTTCCTTCCtagacaaaaagaaaagcctgCAGGAGTCTCTCTCTTCTAATTTCTATTTCTACTCTCCTGGAGGCTTGGCTTTTTGTCTAGGAAGGAAGtagactggggatggagctaAAGTTCTATCCTGtctctgaattattttaaatggataCAAAGGTGGATCTTGGGAGACCTGTTTTTCCTCTCTGACTTTCTCACATTGGCCTACATCTGATTTGAAGACATAACAactctatataaatttttaaactcTGGAAGAATTTAAAAACTGGAATGTTTTGctatccatttaaaataaaagggtCAAAGCAGGCAGTTGGTTTTTTGAGCAACTATGGAACACCCAGGTTTCCATGGCTCAAAGGGgcatattttaaaagcagcagtAGCAGCTGCTACTTAACATCAACAAAGTACTTACTGGGCCAGGCACCAAGCTATGtgctttacataaattatttcatttaaatgtcaCAGTAACCTTTGAACGACTATTATTTTTCCGGTGTTAGAGATGTGGAAACCAGAACTTAGGAacgttaagaaacttgcccaattTTCAAgattagtaagtggcagaacaaGAATTTGAATGTAAGACTTAAATATAATATAGTACAAAGGACCAGGTGCTTTATTTTGAGTCTACTTGAATATCTGTTAGATTGCTCACCACTTTAGATATTGTCTTCTAAGTATATTAAAGACTATATAAAACAACGAATTAAGAATGgtaatgtttttgcttttagaacttcctttctctttcccacacttcttttcttttcttttcttgttcttttcttttctcacagtCTTAAGTTTGAATTAAAGGATGGAAGAGTGAAGATAACAGACAGGACTGAATTACTGATTAGCATTTTCACCATGTGAAAGAGTTTGCTGCTGCAACTCTTCACTCATCTTACTGATTCACATGAATAATTTATTCAGGCCCTGAGATTATCTcataaaaacaaactttaaaaaaatcacttaaaaaaaaaaaaggtggaaggGACCTTAAAAGATTGCCTGTTCAACCCTTGATATAGTAAAATTATTGAGGATTCCCTCTCATTAGAAACTGGAACAAAACCAGAACTCACATCTTTCAAGGCCTAACCCAACCTGTGGCTCCCATGAGATTAGCCCTTAATCTGTATCAATGAGGTGGTTTGTCTCTGGTTGACAAAGTTTGGATCTGATTAAGTACTACATGGTGGACATTATTTTCTATCTGCATGTGATGGAAACAAGAGGAAAAGACACACATTTGAAGATAACTAAGAATGGTCTAATATGAATATACAGTGTAATATGAAACAAAAAAGCTATTAGCTTCTACCTTTAGCACAGATTATAACTAAAAACATTTACCCCTTTGAGAATTCTCTAACTATTGCAGAACCATTTCACATGTTGAAGTTCACTCCCATTCAAATGTTTGCCAATTCATAGTAAAGGTAACAGACATGCTTATCTGGATTTATTTCCAGTCTAATCTTTCTACACCAACTGCCTAGATAAATGTGCTTAAAGCCCAATAACTACAGGTTCATTACATTTTGGACAGGCTATGTCTTTGATTTATACACAGTTGGGGGTTATAACAAATCTTTTGAATTTAATGTAGTATACATACAGGCTGCAATGACTTGTGATTCTGTAATTACAAATAGGTGAAATGCCTCAGAAACCTTGGGCTTCATTTGAAAGTCTTAACCTAGAATGGAAGACTGGAGAGCTACAGTAATCATCACCTCTCAACTACAATGCTTCACTGGTATGTAACCTTGGGAGTTACTTAATTTTGTCATGCCTGTCATTTGCATTCTATGATAGGAACTCATGCAGACATCATAGTACATATCTAAAGTGCTCTGGACATTCCAGAAAAAGACACTCTACTAAAGATCTTTAAAAGCCAGCCCCCGCCCACAATAGCCAAAGCAAAGGGAACCAACCCCAAACATAAGTAATTTCGGATTGTAATTCCATATAACTTACCTATATCGCTCTTCCTGCAAGGCCTGCATTATTAATGAATAGTCCCTCTGATAATGTTCCTTGAGGGTCTCAAAGGATTCCTCTAGCCTGGCCTGGGTTTCCCGGATCTCCTGGATCTCATGTAATAGTGCATCAAACCCTGAGCTCTGCATGTCCAGAGTGTTCGTTTTGGAGCTAGATGCTCCTATAGCGATGCCTCCAGTGGTGCTGTTGGCTCCTACTGAGCCTGAAGTGGCACTAGAACAATCTTCTTCACTACCATATTTTGGGCTCGACTGAAAGTTTGAAATCACTCCCAAAGCCTTCCCATCATCTATCTGCCCTTCTTCTAAAGAGTCCTTCAGGTTAGGGATGTTGTCTGCACTGCCAAATTTATTCCGAATTAATGAAGCAATCTCTCTGGGCTTTGAGACTACTGCCCCTGCTGCTGAATGGGTTGCCTGGGAGAAGCTGGAAAGTCCACCTTTGACACTGTCTACCACACCTTCACTGAAGCCAGTCACCTTCGCTCCCACATCTTTCAAACCCTGGTGCATGTCCCTGAAGACATCCTTTGGCTGCCGGGGGATCCCATTCTGTTCCACTTCTCGGAGCTTCCTGTGGTAGTGCTCAAGCTTCTTTTGTAGCTGGAGGATGGTTTGGGCAGATTTCTGGTTCTTCTTCTCAAAGACCTGCTTGATGCGGGCAGCCTGCTGCTTATCTGCGCTGTTGGCAAGCTTCAAGTACTCAGCAACGTTGTCATCCCGGGCTGTTTGTGCAATCTTGATTTGTTCTGTGAGCTTCAGGATCTTCTGCTGCAGGTGAGCAATTGCAGCCTTTGTACGCTGAGGGTCTGGTGTTCCATCCACAGAGTCTGTGTGGATGCTGCCATCAGTGCTGGAGGCCACTGCACTGGAAGTCTGGGCGAGGCTGCTTACTTCCAACCGCTCGATCTAGCATCAAAGCAAAAGGTAGATGTTAAAAAGACCCCAAAAGACTACTTTTCCAGAATCAATAGGCCAATCAATTATACTTTGCTTTAAGCAAGACGGGTATATGAGGATTTACACAAGATGTAAACTGGGGTATTTTCCCTTTGTTAGAGGATTTAGTATGGTATATCTTGAAATAACAAAGCTCCTTAGTGGGTTTAAAGCATAAATTAATTTACATTCTTCACACATACTTTTGTTTACAAGCATATCTATGTAAAACAAGGTACATCTGGAGttcaatttaattatataaaaatcattttagtaTTCAGACATCACTGTAATTCCAACCCATGTTCTAAGATTACGGTCATCTGAAAACGTTGGTGAGAACAAGTATTTTACTGGCTAGATATAAAAATCCAATTTTTATCACAGTGGACCCATGATTTTTGGGTCTAAATCATGTCATGGGCAATGGAATCATTCTTTCCATTCTAATAGGGACACTTATTGGTAGCTGGAGACAGGTGCAGGTAAGATTGAGAAGGTACTGCTGAAAGTGGTAAGAATGAATGTGTACACTCTTGAGAGTTAAAATTCCAAAACACAAGCAACTGTGATAAACTTGGGCAACATTATGTGAACAGTAGAGACAGAGACAGTAAGGtaagtaatttaaaaagtcaatgacTAAGTTCAGACCTTTTAGAGGCCAAATTCTATGAGTTCTAACCAGGAAACAATTTTTATTAGGCAAGAGTctccaaaacacacacaatgaCTATCCTTTCATACAGGTAAGCAACCATTAAAAAGAGCTGAAGAAAAAGACATGCTGCTTAGATATGAAAACTTAAACTATCATACTTCAAAACTCTTAGCCAAAGCAGGGGATAGGTTAGTTTATCTAACTCAGGAGAAAAAAGTCTTTTAAGAAGGTGCCAATTGATATGACTTGTAGTGCTGAATTAGAGTAGGGCCTATGCAGAAAGGTTTTAGAAACTATTCTCTATTGAACAATAACAgaaatacataattaaataacCACTCTAGGTAATAAAAATTCCCAATAAGCACGTCAAATTACAAATTTACCATCTCAGAGACTTAAGAGCACACCCTTTTCCTTGCTTCCCATCCCTAATTTGTCATCATCAGCAATTTGCCAGAAAGAACTGTATATAGGTTActctcatattaaaaaaaaggttgAATTACATTTTTGTGATGACAATAATATACCAATTCTGAAATGTTCATAAAATGCTAATAATTAACTTGCCAGTCCAGACatgcattctctctctttttttttaatcttggttGTATCTCCTCAGTTTGCCGTCTGAACAGAATTTATGCTGATCTCTAACTCTAAAACACACTGAGTTCATGAATGAATTCAATATATTACTATTGATGTgaataaaacagtattttctttctAGATGAACACAAAAGAAATATTGTGcctttaaataaaatcaaaatataatttaaaatcaaaatgaataaaatgacatTATATACTccactaataaaaacaaaaacaaaaacaaaaaaacaccatacAGAATAGTTAGGGACTAGTACAAtaactattttgttttttgtttttcctttttatttcttcttctttttttttttttttacaataactGTTTTGTATCGCTTCCTCCATCTGCCCTATTCATCTTTTAAGTACATGCTAACTAGCAGTGAAAAGACCAGAGGAAGGCAGCAGAAGGGAGGATGAGTGAAAGTTCCAGATAGTCAAGTTGCCAAGAGTTTCAACTATTCAGTGCCTTAGGTTCACTCTCTTAGGTTGTACAGGGTTTCCACtgtgtgatttttctttctgaatggGATTTCAGATGCCATAATTACAGTATGTAatattgataccattgtaattaactagttattaaaactagaggcccagtgcactggggggtgggagtcCCCTCAGTACAGCCTGCGCCCtttcccagtctgggacccctcagcggacatcccccaaggagtccttagcgctgccgcagagccgtgagcctggcttctggctgagtggtgctccccctgtgggagcacactgaccaccagggggcagcacctgtgttgagcgtctgccccctggtggtcagtgtgcgtcatagtgaccagttgttctgccgtttggtcgatttgcatattagccttttattatatagaataggaaaggagcaaagggaaggccaggtaTTATAGGTATGTTCCCCATAAAACACTGGCGGGAGGGGACTGGCCAAAAGGAAGATAGtcgcatgcccagtaaagttgggatgaCATAGGGAAGATACTTGACTGTCAATCACACCTAGGGACAGAGTTGGTTGGCCAGAATAGGGGTGGCAACTGCAAGCAAAATTTGGATACTCAATTCCCTGAACAAAGAAACTTGCTCTCTTGTGCTCTTGGCTCCTTGGGACTCAAGGACTCTTTTGTTCCTGCTCCTCT
It includes:
- the TMCC1 gene encoding transmembrane and coiled-coil domains protein 1 isoform X4, coding for MLMWCGCTCLFCERPFSESVKIERLEVSSLAQTSSAVASSTDGSIHTDSVDGTPDPQRTKAAIAHLQQKILKLTEQIKIAQTARDDNVAEYLKLANSADKQQAARIKQVFEKKNQKSAQTILQLQKKLEHYHRKLREVEQNGIPRQPKDVFRDMHQGLKDVGAKVTGFSEGVVDSVKGGLSSFSQATHSAAGAVVSKPREIASLIRNKFGSADNIPNLKDSLEEGQIDDGKALGVISNFQSSPKYGSEEDCSSATSGSVGANSTTGGIAIGASSSKTNTLDMQSSGFDALLHEIQEIRETQARLEESFETLKEHYQRDYSLIMQALQEERYRCERLEEQLNDLTELHQNEILNLKQELASMEEKIAYQSYERARDIQEALEACQTRISKMELQQQQQQVVQLEGLENATARNLLGKLINILLAVMAVLLVFVSTVANCVVPLMKTRNRTFSTLFLVVFIAFLWKHWDALFSYVERFFSSPR
- the TMCC1 gene encoding transmembrane and coiled-coil domains protein 1 isoform X5, which encodes MVQRFSLRRQLSKIERLEVSSLAQTSSAVASSTDGSIHTDSVDGTPDPQRTKAAIAHLQQKILKLTEQIKIAQTARDDNVAEYLKLANSADKQQAARIKQVFEKKNQKSAQTILQLQKKLEHYHRKLREVEQNGIPRQPKDVFRDMHQGLKDVGAKVTGFSEGVVDSVKGGLSSFSQATHSAAGAVVSKPREIASLIRNKFGSADNIPNLKDSLEEGQIDDGKALGVISNFQSSPKYGSEEDCSSATSGSVGANSTTGGIAIGASSSKTNTLDMQSSGFDALLHEIQEIRETQARLEESFETLKEHYQRDYSLIMQALQEERYRCERLEEQLNDLTELHQNEILNLKQELASMEEKIAYQSYERARDIQEALEACQTRISKMELQQQQQQVVQLEGLENATARNLLGKLINILLAVMAVLLVFVSTVANCVVPLMKTRNRTFSTLFLVVFIAFLWKHWDALFSYVERFFSSPR
- the TMCC1 gene encoding transmembrane and coiled-coil domains protein 1 isoform X2, with the protein product MESRGIKTIFLLKLWVSFLWKLRTGFCQLSSCRGAMHWKDIAEIERLEVSSLAQTSSAVASSTDGSIHTDSVDGTPDPQRTKAAIAHLQQKILKLTEQIKIAQTARDDNVAEYLKLANSADKQQAARIKQVFEKKNQKSAQTILQLQKKLEHYHRKLREVEQNGIPRQPKDVFRDMHQGLKDVGAKVTGFSEGVVDSVKGGLSSFSQATHSAAGAVVSKPREIASLIRNKFGSADNIPNLKDSLEEGQIDDGKALGVISNFQSSPKYGSEEDCSSATSGSVGANSTTGGIAIGASSSKTNTLDMQSSGFDALLHEIQEIRETQARLEESFETLKEHYQRDYSLIMQALQEERYRCERLEEQLNDLTELHQNEILNLKQELASMEEKIAYQSYERARDIQEALEACQTRISKMELQQQQQQVVQLEGLENATARNLLGKLINILLAVMAVLLVFVSTVANCVVPLMKTRNRTFSTLFLVVFIAFLWKHWDALFSYVERFFSSPR
- the TMCC1 gene encoding transmembrane and coiled-coil domains protein 1 isoform X3, yielding MKSRWKAEKWQNWVSEERTVELRNMERKIERLEVSSLAQTSSAVASSTDGSIHTDSVDGTPDPQRTKAAIAHLQQKILKLTEQIKIAQTARDDNVAEYLKLANSADKQQAARIKQVFEKKNQKSAQTILQLQKKLEHYHRKLREVEQNGIPRQPKDVFRDMHQGLKDVGAKVTGFSEGVVDSVKGGLSSFSQATHSAAGAVVSKPREIASLIRNKFGSADNIPNLKDSLEEGQIDDGKALGVISNFQSSPKYGSEEDCSSATSGSVGANSTTGGIAIGASSSKTNTLDMQSSGFDALLHEIQEIRETQARLEESFETLKEHYQRDYSLIMQALQEERYRCERLEEQLNDLTELHQNEILNLKQELASMEEKIAYQSYERARDIQEALEACQTRISKMELQQQQQQVVQLEGLENATARNLLGKLINILLAVMAVLLVFVSTVANCVVPLMKTRNRTFSTLFLVVFIAFLWKHWDALFSYVERFFSSPR
- the TMCC1 gene encoding transmembrane and coiled-coil domains protein 1 isoform X7 — protein: MKSRWKAEIERLEVSSLAQTSSAVASSTDGSIHTDSVDGTPDPQRTKAAIAHLQQKILKLTEQIKIAQTARDDNVAEYLKLANSADKQQAARIKQVFEKKNQKSAQTILQLQKKLEHYHRKLREVEQNGIPRQPKDVFRDMHQGLKDVGAKVTGFSEGVVDSVKGGLSSFSQATHSAAGAVVSKPREIASLIRNKFGSADNIPNLKDSLEEGQIDDGKALGVISNFQSSPKYGSEEDCSSATSGSVGANSTTGGIAIGASSSKTNTLDMQSSGFDALLHEIQEIRETQARLEESFETLKEHYQRDYSLIMQALQEERYRCERLEEQLNDLTELHQNEILNLKQELASMEEKIAYQSYERARDIQEALEACQTRISKMELQQQQQQVVQLEGLENATARNLLGKLINILLAVMAVLLVFVSTVANCVVPLMKTRNRTFSTLFLVVFIAFLWKHWDALFSYVERFFSSPR
- the TMCC1 gene encoding transmembrane and coiled-coil domains protein 1 isoform X8, whose product is MLELVEIERLEVSSLAQTSSAVASSTDGSIHTDSVDGTPDPQRTKAAIAHLQQKILKLTEQIKIAQTARDDNVAEYLKLANSADKQQAARIKQVFEKKNQKSAQTILQLQKKLEHYHRKLREVEQNGIPRQPKDVFRDMHQGLKDVGAKVTGFSEGVVDSVKGGLSSFSQATHSAAGAVVSKPREIASLIRNKFGSADNIPNLKDSLEEGQIDDGKALGVISNFQSSPKYGSEEDCSSATSGSVGANSTTGGIAIGASSSKTNTLDMQSSGFDALLHEIQEIRETQARLEESFETLKEHYQRDYSLIMQALQEERYRCERLEEQLNDLTELHQNEILNLKQELASMEEKIAYQSYERARDIQEALEACQTRISKMELQQQQQQVVQLEGLENATARNLLGKLINILLAVMAVLLVFVSTVANCVVPLMKTRNRTFSTLFLVVFIAFLWKHWDALFSYVERFFSSPR
- the TMCC1 gene encoding transmembrane and coiled-coil domains protein 1 isoform X6, with the translated sequence MEPSLSSETIERLEVSSLAQTSSAVASSTDGSIHTDSVDGTPDPQRTKAAIAHLQQKILKLTEQIKIAQTARDDNVAEYLKLANSADKQQAARIKQVFEKKNQKSAQTILQLQKKLEHYHRKLREVEQNGIPRQPKDVFRDMHQGLKDVGAKVTGFSEGVVDSVKGGLSSFSQATHSAAGAVVSKPREIASLIRNKFGSADNIPNLKDSLEEGQIDDGKALGVISNFQSSPKYGSEEDCSSATSGSVGANSTTGGIAIGASSSKTNTLDMQSSGFDALLHEIQEIRETQARLEESFETLKEHYQRDYSLIMQALQEERYRCERLEEQLNDLTELHQNEILNLKQELASMEEKIAYQSYERARDIQEALEACQTRISKMELQQQQQQVVQLEGLENATARNLLGKLINILLAVMAVLLVFVSTVANCVVPLMKTRNRTFSTLFLVVFIAFLWKHWDALFSYVERFFSSPR